A region of the Mycobacteriales bacterium genome:
CGAAGAAGGCCGTCAACCAGTGCGAGGACCAGCAGGGCCTGCGTGACGGGATGGACTCGGTCTTCGGGCTGCACCACCTGGCCCACGCCCACAACGCGGAGGTCGGCGTCGACTCCCTCGCCGGGCAGGACGCCCGCTCGATGCGCGACGGTGCCACGTGAGCCCCGACGTCGAGGAGATCACGCGGCTGAAGTACCGCTACGGCCGCTACCTGGACACCAAGGACTTCACGGCCATGACCGACCTCATGACCGATGATGTGACGGTGGCCTACGGCGGCGGGGCCGTGGTGCTCACCGGCCGCGACGCCGTGCGGGAGTGGCTCACGAAGAGCATGTCGTCGCCGTCGATGCTGTCCTCGCACGTCTTCAGCCACCCCGACATCGAGGTCGACGGCGACACCGCCCGCGGGTCCTGGGCGCTGCAGGACATCGTCATCCTCGACGACCTGGCCCTCGTGATCCGCGGCGCGTCGTACTACGACGACCGCTACGTCAAGGTCGACGGGCGCTGGCTCATCCAGCACACCGGCTACAAGCGGCTCTACGAGGAGATCGGTCCGCGCGGCGAGGGCACCCGCACGACGGCCTCGTGGCACGGGACCGACGGGAAGAGCTCGCTTGTCTGACTTCGTCCGGGTCGAGAAGCCGCGACCTCACGTCGCCCTGGTCACCCTCGACCGGCCCGAGCGCATGAACGCAATGGCCTTCGACGTCATGGTGCCGCTGCGCGAGACCCTCGAGTCGGTGGCCGTCGACAACGACGTGCGCGTCGTCGTCCTGACCGGTGCCGGCCGGGCCTTCTGCGCGGGAGCCGACCTCGTCGACGCCGGCTATCCCCCGGGCATCGACGGGCTGGCGCTGCCCTCCATCGGGCGGCGCTCCATGAAGCTGCTCGAGGACGTCGTCACGACCCTGCGCGAGCTGCCCCAGGTGGTGGTCGCGGCCGTCAACGGCCCCGCCATCGGCGGCGGCTTCTGCCTGGCGCTGGCCTGCGACATCCGGCTCGCGTCGGAGAGTGCCTACTTCCGGGCGGCCGGCATCAACAACGGGCTCACGGCCAGCGAACTCGGCCTGTCGTACCTCCTCCCCCGTGCGATCGGCGCCTCCCGGGCAGCCGAGATCATGCTGACCGGTCGCGACGTCGACGCGGCCGAGGCCGCCGCTGTCGGCCTGGTGTCGCGCACCGTGCCCGAGGGCTCGCTGCTGGAGGAGTGCTTCGCCGTCGCGGACCGGGTCGCCGGCTACAGCCACGTCGGGGTCCAGCTCACCAAGCAGACCCTGCGCTCCGGCCTCGAAGCCGGTTCGTTCTCGAGCCACATGGAGCACGAGGGCCTTGCCCAGCTCTACGTCCGCCTGCTGTCGCGCAACTTCGAGGAGGCCATCACGGCCCGCAAGCAGGGCCGGGATCCCGTCTTCGAGGCTTAGGCCAGGTCTCCACGCGACCAAATAGTGACAAGCGATGGCCCCAGTGGGCCATGGCGCTGCACGCCCCGGCGCGAGAGCCTGGCCACATGACGACCGCCGCACACGAGCGGATGCTCCTGGACCTCGCCCTTATCAGGGGGAGCGCCGACGACGTCCTGGCCCGTGCGGCCATGCTGCTCGACGCTCCGGGTGACCGCACAACCGTCCGGCTCGCACCCGCTCCGGGAGGAGAGCCTCGCACGCTGGAGGCCGGTGGCGGACTCGACGGGGAGGTCCTCGAGCGGGTGGCGAGCGTCCTCGACCGGTTGCTCGAGGGCGTCGACGACAGCGAAGCTCTCAGCAACCAGGTCCGCCACTTGGTCGCGGCGCAGCGCATCTCCCGGGTGGGCAGCTACGACTTCGAGATCGCCACCGGCACCAACCGGTGGAGCGACGAGCTCTACCGGATCTACGGCCGGGAGCCGCAGAGCTTCAACGCCAGCTACGAGGTCTTCCTGTCCATGCTGCACCCGGCGGACCGCGAGCACGTGATGGCGGTGCACCAGCGCTCCCTCGAGACCCTCGAGCCCTACGAGATGGAGGAGCGGGTCGTCTGGCCCGACGGGCAGATCCACACCCTCGCGAGCTGGGGCGAGATCGTCACTGACGCCGACGGTCGTCCGGCGCGGATGGTCGGCATCTGCTGGGACATCACCGACCGTCGCGAGATGGAGGCCCAGCTGGTCCGCCAGTCGCTCCACGACAGCCTCACCGGCCTCCCCAACCGCACGCTGCTCGTCGACCGGCTCCAGCACGCACTGGCCCGGCTCGCGAGCCACCGCGGCACGGTCGGCGTGCTGCTCCTCGACGTCGACCGCTTCAAGGTCGTCAACGACAGCCTCGGGCACGACGTGGGCGACGAGCTCCTGCTCGCGCTCGCGACCCGGCTGCAGTCGCTGGTGCGTCCTGGCGACACGCTCGCCCGCTTCGGCGGCGACGAGCTGGTGCTGCTGTGCCCCGAGCTCGGCGACAACGGCCAGGCCGACCTGCTCGTCTGCACCCTCGCCCAAGAGCTGCTCGACGCGGTGCGGCAGCCGCTGTCGGTCGCGGGGGCGGGCGGGAGGGAGGAGGTCGTCCTCACCGCCTCGCTCGGCATCGCGCTGTCGAGTTCGGCCACGGCGACAGCCGGAGCCCTGCTGCAGGACGCCGACGCCGCGCTCAACGAAGCCAAGCAGGCCGCCCGCGGTCGGGCCGTGCTCTTCGAGCCCCGGATGCGCGCCGCCGCGGTCGGGCGCCTCGACACCGAGCTCGAGCTGCGGCGAGCGCTGCGCCGACGCGAGCTCGAGGTGCACTACCAGCCCGTCGTGGACCTGACCGACGGCCGCGTCACCGGCTTCGAGGCACTGGTGCGCTGGCGGCACCCCAGTCGCGGCCTCGTGCTGCCGAGCGAGTTCATCGGCGTCGCCGAGGAGACCGGGCTGGTGGTCGCGCTCGGTGCGTCGGTGCTCGACCGTGCCTGCCGGCAGCTCGCGCAGTGGCAGGACGCGGGGCGCGCGCTCACCGTCG
Encoded here:
- a CDS encoding EAL domain-containing protein, which encodes MTTAAHERMLLDLALIRGSADDVLARAAMLLDAPGDRTTVRLAPAPGGEPRTLEAGGGLDGEVLERVASVLDRLLEGVDDSEALSNQVRHLVAAQRISRVGSYDFEIATGTNRWSDELYRIYGREPQSFNASYEVFLSMLHPADREHVMAVHQRSLETLEPYEMEERVVWPDGQIHTLASWGEIVTDADGRPARMVGICWDITDRREMEAQLVRQSLHDSLTGLPNRTLLVDRLQHALARLASHRGTVGVLLLDVDRFKVVNDSLGHDVGDELLLALATRLQSLVRPGDTLARFGGDELVLLCPELGDNGQADLLVCTLAQELLDAVRQPLSVAGAGGREEVVLTASLGIALSSSATATAGALLQDADAALNEAKQAARGRAVLFEPRMRAAAVGRLDTELELRRALRRRELEVHYQPVVDLTDGRVTGFEALVRWRHPSRGLVLPSEFIGVAEETGLVVALGASVLDRACRQLAQWQDAGRALTVAVNLSGVQVGEPGLVPMVRDTVARSGVDPDGLTLEITETALMRDAEGALQVLTALRAIGVHLSVDDFGTGYSSLAYLRRFPVDVLKLDRSLVIGVDHDTDGSALAAAVLAMGRALGLTAIAEGVESAAQVAALRRLGFQRVQGFVFSGAVPAERCDDLLARPFQVPHQRSSSDSTAVESSPY
- a CDS encoding enoyl-CoA hydratase, which encodes MSDFVRVEKPRPHVALVTLDRPERMNAMAFDVMVPLRETLESVAVDNDVRVVVLTGAGRAFCAGADLVDAGYPPGIDGLALPSIGRRSMKLLEDVVTTLRELPQVVVAAVNGPAIGGGFCLALACDIRLASESAYFRAAGINNGLTASELGLSYLLPRAIGASRAAEIMLTGRDVDAAEAAAVGLVSRTVPEGSLLEECFAVADRVAGYSHVGVQLTKQTLRSGLEAGSFSSHMEHEGLAQLYVRLLSRNFEEAITARKQGRDPVFEA
- a CDS encoding nuclear transport factor 2 family protein gives rise to the protein MSPDVEEITRLKYRYGRYLDTKDFTAMTDLMTDDVTVAYGGGAVVLTGRDAVREWLTKSMSSPSMLSSHVFSHPDIEVDGDTARGSWALQDIVILDDLALVIRGASYYDDRYVKVDGRWLIQHTGYKRLYEEIGPRGEGTRTTASWHGTDGKSSLV